The uncultured Paludibaculum sp. sequence AGGAGGTCATCGAAACGATGCTCTTGCGATGGGACGGCGAACAGCTCTGGGTGGAAGGCTCGAACGCCACAATTGAACTTGCTTCCGGTCCCGTGGTCTTCAGCGTTCTGAGGGACGTGACCCAGCGCGAGCGTTCCGCGCAGGAGCGAGCCGAACTTGAGCTGCAATTTAGGCAGGCGCAGAAACTGGAGAGCATCGGCCGGCTGGCCGGCGGTGTGGCGCACGATTTTAACAATCTGCTGACCGTGATTAACGGCTACAGCGGCTTGCTGCTTGGCCAACTGCACGCCAGTGATCCGCTGCGCGAGAAGATCGAAGAGATCCACAAGGCGGGAGAACGCGCCGCGGGATTGACCAGGCAACTGCTGGCCTTCAGCCGTAAGCAGGTATTGCAGCCGCGAGTGCTCGATCTCAACCGCATCATTCAAGCGACTCAGCCGATGCTGGCGCGCCTCGTGGGCGAGGACGTGGGACTAGGCGTCCAACTGCATCGGGAACCTGCCACCATTTACGCCGATCCGAGTCACTTGGAACAGGTGCTGATGAACCTGGCGGTCAACTCCCGGGACGCCATGCCGCGCGGCGGAAAGTTGCGGATTGAAACCAGCGTTGTGGAATTGCCTGGGGAGAGCGCGCCGGCCGACCATGGCGCTCATGCCGGCCGCTATGTTGTGCTCACGATGAGCGACGATGGCGAAGGCATGAGCGAAGAGACCCGCCTGCGCATCTTCGAGCCGTTTTTCACCACCAAGGAAGTGGGCAAAGGTACCGGCCTGGGGCTGTCGATGGTCCAGGGCATTGTGGTGCAAAGCGGCGGTTTTATCCAGGTTCATAGCGAACCGGGCCAGGGGACGAGTTTCCGCATCTATCTGCCAGGCGTGGAGGGTACTCTCGCGGACTCCGATGAGCCCGGCGCCGTAACCGGACTGCGGGGCAAGGGTACCGTGCTGGTTGTGGAGGACCAGGTCGAGGTTGGGAAATACGTGGCTGCGGCGCTCCGGGCTTACGGCTACCATGCGATCCAGGCGGTGGGCGCCGAGGAGGCCCTGCTACTTTGCGACCGGGAACGCGGGCGGCTGGACCTTATATTGACTGACGTAGTGATGCCCAACTGTAGCGGCAAGGAGCTCGCCGACCGGCTGGCGGAACGGTGGCCCGGCCTCAAAGTACTGTTCACCTCTGGTTATGCCGATGACGCCATGGCGCGCCACGGGCTTCCGCCACAGGGCTCCAATTTCATCCAGAAGCCGTTCAGCCCCGAACAACTGGCCCTCAAAGTCCGGGAAATCCTGTTGGTGCGGGATCGCGAAGACGGGGGAAGTTCTGGGCTTGGTTCGTCAAACCTCCCGGGATAGATAACGGGCGACATCGGCGACGAACGTGTCCGGATCTATGGGCTTCTCCAGGTAACCATTGCAGCCCGCGGCCATGGCCAACTCGCGGTCGCCGGCCATTGCGTACGAAGTGACCGCCACAATGGGTACGCGCGAGAGCGCCGGGTTAGCCCGCAGCGCGCGGGCCACGGCATGGCCGTCCATCAAAGGCAACTGGATATCCAAAAGGATGAGGTCAAACAACTCGCTGCCAGCCAACTCCAGACCGGCAGGGCCGTCGGCCGCGTGCTTCACTTCGAAACCGTAATCTTCCAGCAGGAATGTGGCGAGGTAACGGTTCTGCTCGTTGTCCTCGATCATCAGAATTCTTGCTCTCATGTTGGCTCTGGCCCCCTCCGCGGGAGGACGAATGTGAATACGCTGCCCTTGCCCAACTCGCTTGCCGCCCTGACCTCCCCGCCCATCAAGTCGGCCAGGCGCCGGCAAATAGCCAGCCCCAGGCCCGTGCCCTCATGATTGCGAGTGGTGCCCGAGTCAATTTGCCGAAATGGCTGGAAAATAATCGCCAGGTCTTCCGGTTTGATGCCTATTCCGGTGTCCTCCACCCGCGTGTGCAAGGCATCCGGGGTCACTTCCACCGTGATCGCAACTTCGCCGCTCTCGGTGAACTTCACGGCATTGGTAAGCAGGTTGAGCAGTACCTGCTGAACGCGCCGCTCATCGCCAAGCGCCGGGCCCACTCCGGGCGGGATGTGCACATGTAGCCCGAGCCCCTTTCGCTCCGCCATAGGCTTGACAGCATCGGCGGCCTTGGTGACGGACGCACACAAGTCGACCAACTCGCTGGCCACCGTCAACTCGCCCGCCTCGATCTTGGAAATGTCGAGCACGTCGTTGATGAGGCTCAAGAGGTGGCGGGCGCTACCGCGCACCATGTCGAGCTGCTTGGTCTGTTCCGCCGTGAGAGGCCCCGCCATTCCTCGCAGAACGATGCCGGTGAAGCCGATGATTGAGTTCAGCGGCGTGCGCAGTTCGTGCGACATCGTGGCGAGAAAGGCGGACTTCAAGTGATCGGCCGCCTCGGCGCACTCCTTCGCCACCGCCAACTCTTCGGTGCGTTTGGCCACACGAAGTTCCAGCTCCTCGGCATGGCGTTGCAGGTCCTCATGGAGCCGATTAACTTCCTGCTCCGCCTGCCGGCGTGCCGTGATATCGGTGCCGATGCTCAGTATCTCCAGCACTTCGCCCTGGGCGTCCCGAACAATCCTGTTCGCCCAGGCAATCCACACGCGCTCCCCGTTGCGGCGCATGTTCTCGTTGACATTATTTCCGAACGCATTGGGGTCGGCGCAAATCCGATCCATGAGCCACCGCAGGTCGCGGCTGGTCTCCTCGGTGGGCGGCACGATTGTGCCAATCACGTGACGGCCGACTAACTCCTCCTCCGAATAGCCAAAGAACCGCTGGCCAAACTCGTTCAGGAAAATGATCCGCCCCTCGGAGTTCCAGCGCAGGATGATGCTGTTGGCATTCTCCACGAGCATGCGGTATTTCCGTTCGCTCTCGGCAAGGCGTTCCTCGGCCTGCTTGCGGTCCGTGATGTCGTCGATCATCGCGATATGCTGCAGGTCGGTCCCCGGAGCCTCCCACAGCGGCACGCAAGTCAGCCCCACCCATACGATGGAGCCATCCTTGCGGAGATAGCGCTTCTCCATCTGAAACGTGTGCAACGCGCCGGTCACCAGGCGCTGCATACTGTCCAGATCTTCCTGCAGGTCATCAGGATGCGTGATGCTCTGGAATGTGAGCGTGAGCATCTCGCTCTCGGAGTATCCGGCAATGCTGCAATACTGTTGGTTTACTTTGCGGAACTGGCCGGTTATCGAATCGATCACGGCGATGCCGAGCGGCGCCCGGTCGAAGATCGCCCTGAATTCCCGCTCACTCTTCTGCAATGCGCGCTCGGCCTGCTTCTGGTCGCTCATGTCGTGGACCGAGCCGATGAGGTGTGTGCATCGCTGCTCCGTCTGGTCGAACAGCGGCGTCACAGTGACCTCCGCCACCTTAATGCCGGCCGGGTAGACGGCGACCTCTTCCCAGGTGACGCGCCGGCGCTCGGCTATCGCCTGAAGATACTTGGGCAACACCACGGCCTGTGACGGCGCCGGAAGAACCTCTTCAACGCGCCGGTCAACCACCTGACCGGCAGTCAATCCGGTGGCATTGAGAAATGCGAGGTTGACCGAGAGGAAACGGAAGCAGCCCCCGGGTTCGGTGGCCAGGAGGAAGATCGGGTCGGCGACGCTATCGTAGAGCAGACTGAACTGCGCCTCGCGCTGACGGAGCGTTTCCCCGATTTTCTTCTGCGCCGTCGAATCGAGAGAAAGAACGCATACGCCTTCGGACACGGCCACAAACCGCAGATCGAACCAGCCAGTCGATCCGCCGGGGACCACGAAGGCGCTTTCGATCCGTTGGGGCATTCGCTCCGACATGCACCGGCGCAGGGCTGGGAGAATGTCCGTTTGCTCGACGCCAGGGAAGCAGTCCATCATTGTCCGCCCGAGGAGCTCTTCCCTCGGCCTGCGCACTTGCGCAATAAGGCTGTCGTTGACGTACAAATATGTGAAGTCGAAGCCAATTATCTGGCAACCCTCGGCGAGGCAGTCGAGGATCTCACTTGCGGCGTTGCCGACGCGCTCCGAACTGCTCATGACGTGCCGCCGACACGCAAATGAAGCAGCGCGAACTCCTGCGGTGGGGACGAGTCACGGCTTGGCAGACGTTTCTCCACTGCGTAAGCCTCCAGGACCATTTTGCACTGTTCTTCGTCGGCCCGCTGCTGGCGCACGGTCAGGCAAACTCACGGGCGCGATGACCAACGGAGCGATTTCCCCGGGCTGCTGAATCCCCTTCGTTGGATGCTGAGGTGTTGAGGTTGCCATCAGCCGCCTCGCGCGGGTACTGGCACGTCGCCGAGGAGAAGGCGCGGATGCTGGAGGAGGCTGCAAAGTTGCACACGCCGCAAAGGCACGCAGCCCTGGCGTTGGATCTGGACACCGGGTGGAAGTTGGGACGAGGAAGTTGGGGGAAGTTGGGAACGAGGAAGTTGAGAAAGTTTGGACGTCCTGGCGTGTCCTACTCGCATTTTGATCGAGTAATTCAGGATGGCCGATGCCTGTATCCTGTCGACTTCTGACGCCCGTACGGCTTTGAACTCCTCGACCGTCCTACTTCGCTACTCAGCCTATCAAAGTACACCCCGGGGGCGCCGTCGCGTAGGCGACTTTGGTACTGAGATCCTGCGGCCTGCCGTCGAAAGTGGCCCAGGCAACAGCTGGTCGTGAAACCGCACTTCCGAGGATGGATGGTTTCGCGGCAAAAACGGGGAGTGACACACAGTCGTCCCCCGGCCCGGTCGTCGGCCGGGAGTTCTAATTGTCGCCCGTCAGTTCAGGATAGCGTGGCTTTGCATCGGCGGCTCCAGTTGCCATGATCTGGCTAGGGTTTAGCGACCGAAGTCACTTCGCAGTTGTGGCGCTATCGATGGCGGAGCCGGTCAGAAGGCCGGCACGAATGCCGGCCCGCAAGCGTGGACGCATACCCCACGAAGCATGGGCCCCGATCTGTATTGATGGCTCTCAGCTTCATCTTGAGATGAACTGGACCTACGGGAGGTTTGCGTTTGGGTGTGCGTGAACGGAAGTTGGACGTTGGGACTGGCAGTTGGGACGTTCAGGACGTCCCCCGGCCATATGCGCCATTCGTGGCCGGCCGCTTGCGAAAGATCGCGCAGGTGGACACCGCCTGAGACGGAACCCTCGGTGGTCACTGGGACGTCATCTTTCAACTCATTCATAGACAATCTCTTCCACGGCAACCGAATCGTCTGAAGACGAAGCCGACAATCCGCAAGTTCGATTGCCCAGCGCCGTCCGCTCCGGCAAGGCGGGCCCGGTCCGAGCCTAACTGACGGTGATCTGACGGGCGAGAACGGAAACTCCCGACGGTCGGCGGAATAGTTGACGCCGGACGATGGCCAACAGGCGATTCCTTCAACCTGCCGGCGGGAAGCCACTTGTGATCGGGCCAACGGGCGGAAAACGGATTTGTGTGGGCGTGTTTGACTTGCCTGGGATCGAGCACGTGCAGAACCTGGCCGAGCGAGTAGAGAGCGGCTGCCGCTCGTGCGGCCCACTCCCGCTTGCGCGGGAAGGCACGCTCCGGTTCCATCGTTCGCATCACCAAACCTTTGCCCACCTGTTACGTCAACACTGCTGGGCATATCGTTGGCCGTGGTACACGCTCATTCGACTGTCTGTTGATGTACTTGTTCACCGCGCGACGCGGTCAAGATGCCTGCGGAAACCCGAATCCCCACTCACTACAACCCTATGAACAAAGCGCAAAAACATGCACGGCATCTCTGCCTGTTCGGAATCCTGCTGGTATCGGCCGGCAATGCCGTGTTTGGCCAGGCCGTCGATGGCGCCATGGAACGCACCATCGATGCGCTCTTTTCGTCGTACAACGCCAATACTCCGGGCGTCGCCATCGCGATCGTAAAGGACGGGAAAGTCGTCCTCTCAAAAGGGTACGGGAGCGCCAATCTCGAGTACGGCATCCCCATCACACCCAGGACCGTCTTCCATGTCGCCTCGGTCTCCAAGCAGTTCACGGCATTTTCCATTTATCTGCTGGAGAAGCAAGGAAAGATCTCTTTCGAGGACGACATCAGAAAGTACGTTCCGGAGATGCCAGACCTGGGCCGGCCAGTCAAAATAAGACACCTGCTCGCGCACACCAGCGGCATCCGGGATCAGTGGGCTCTCTTAACCCTGGCCGGGTGGAGGATGGACGATGTGATTACCACGGAGCACATCCTGAAGATCCTCAGCAGACAGAAAGAACTCAACTTCGAGCCGGGAACCGCGTTCAGCTACAGCAATTCGGGCTACACCCTACTGGCCGAAGTGGTCAGGCGAGTCAGCGGCCAGACCTTCGCGGCCTTCACCCGGCGGAACATCTTCGAGCCTCTGGGAATGACCGCCACACAGTTCTACGAAGACTTCAATCAAATCGTTAAGAACAGAGCCTACTCCTACGAGAAGGAAAACAACACCTATATAAAGAAGAATCTGAACTACTCGAATGCGGGAGCCACCAGCCTCTTGACGACCGCGGAGGATCTCGCCAAATGGGCATTGAACTTCGAACACCCGGTGGTCGGCGACACCGAACTGATAGCGCGGTTTAACGCCCCCTCCCTGCTCGACAATGGACAGCCCGTCGTCTACGCCGTCCTCGAGGGCGAAACCAACTACCACGGCAAGGGACAAATCCTCAGAAACTACCGGGGCGTCAATCTCTGGAACCATGGCGGGCACGACGCTGGGTTCCGGGCATACCTTGTCCGTTTCCCGGACGACAGGCTGTCCATCATCACACTCAGCAATGACGAGCACTACGAGATCCTGAAGACCGGACTAACGATCGCCGGTTACTACCTCAAAGGCCGCCTGAATCCGCGCTCAACCCCGGACACCCCGGCGGGGCCGAACGAAGCCCGCAAGACCGCTGAAACGAGGCCAGCGGATCTGAAGAGCCTGGAGGGAGAATTCCACAGTCAGGAGCTCGCCACAACCTACCGGGCCAAGGCGGCAGCCGGCAAGTTGATTCTGATGCACGATCGCCTGAGCGACATTGAACTCAGCGAAGGAGCGAAGGACACATTTCAGGGAAGAATCGAATTCCTGGTTACCGTGAAATTCACCAGGAACTCAAACCAAATGGTAACCGGCTTCACACTTTCCAACTTTGGGGCAACCGCGGTCCGTTTCGAAAAACTCCGCTGACCTCCTCCCAGCGGCGCGCAGCTTCCCCAACGGAGAGAACCCGGAAACCCTTCAGACTGACCCGCCTCCCCCCCCGCCTCACCAAACTGGCGCGATGGCCGATTTTACCAGCGGGCCGGCCGCAACCCCGCCAGAGCTTGTTCTTCCCCCGCTGGTTAGCAGCGCGTTATCGCTCCGAGCCGGTTTTCAACAACCGGC is a genomic window containing:
- a CDS encoding response regulator, giving the protein MRILSVDDNAENRYLVEVMAKAHAHEVVSARNGLEALDHLAKGPFDLIVSDVLMPAMDGFQLCRQVKADERLKRIPFVFYTATYTARQDEELGLALGASRFIMKPMEPDEFLAVVEQVMREGEAGTIVLPAVDLDDNGKSLSVYNERLVRKLEHKIQQLEAARNELAASVAEKDDEIARRRLTEEALARSEEQLRLMWDGSTDGMRLTDRNGIILRANPALARMFAKPLDSLSGQPFTCCYRLDDPEAVLARYRERVDSRNVEEVIETMLLRWDGEQLWVEGSNATIELASGPVVFSVLRDVTQRERSAQERAELELQFRQAQKLESIGRLAGGVAHDFNNLLTVINGYSGLLLGQLHASDPLREKIEEIHKAGERAAGLTRQLLAFSRKQVLQPRVLDLNRIIQATQPMLARLVGEDVGLGVQLHREPATIYADPSHLEQVLMNLAVNSRDAMPRGGKLRIETSVVELPGESAPADHGAHAGRYVVLTMSDDGEGMSEETRLRIFEPFFTTKEVGKGTGLGLSMVQGIVVQSGGFIQVHSEPGQGTSFRIYLPGVEGTLADSDEPGAVTGLRGKGTVLVVEDQVEVGKYVAAALRAYGYHAIQAVGAEEALLLCDRERGRLDLILTDVVMPNCSGKELADRLAERWPGLKVLFTSGYADDAMARHGLPPQGSNFIQKPFSPEQLALKVREILLVRDREDGGSSGLGSSNLPG
- a CDS encoding response regulator, with amino-acid sequence MRARILMIEDNEQNRYLATFLLEDYGFEVKHAADGPAGLELAGSELFDLILLDIQLPLMDGHAVARALRANPALSRVPIVAVTSYAMAGDRELAMAAGCNGYLEKPIDPDTFVADVARYLSREV
- a CDS encoding PAS domain S-box protein, translating into MSSSERVGNAASEILDCLAEGCQIIGFDFTYLYVNDSLIAQVRRPREELLGRTMMDCFPGVEQTDILPALRRCMSERMPQRIESAFVVPGGSTGWFDLRFVAVSEGVCVLSLDSTAQKKIGETLRQREAQFSLLYDSVADPIFLLATEPGGCFRFLSVNLAFLNATGLTAGQVVDRRVEEVLPAPSQAVVLPKYLQAIAERRRVTWEEVAVYPAGIKVAEVTVTPLFDQTEQRCTHLIGSVHDMSDQKQAERALQKSEREFRAIFDRAPLGIAVIDSITGQFRKVNQQYCSIAGYSESEMLTLTFQSITHPDDLQEDLDSMQRLVTGALHTFQMEKRYLRKDGSIVWVGLTCVPLWEAPGTDLQHIAMIDDITDRKQAEERLAESERKYRMLVENANSIILRWNSEGRIIFLNEFGQRFFGYSEEELVGRHVIGTIVPPTEETSRDLRWLMDRICADPNAFGNNVNENMRRNGERVWIAWANRIVRDAQGEVLEILSIGTDITARRQAEQEVNRLHEDLQRHAEELELRVAKRTEELAVAKECAEAADHLKSAFLATMSHELRTPLNSIIGFTGIVLRGMAGPLTAEQTKQLDMVRGSARHLLSLINDVLDISKIEAGELTVASELVDLCASVTKAADAVKPMAERKGLGLHVHIPPGVGPALGDERRVQQVLLNLLTNAVKFTESGEVAITVEVTPDALHTRVEDTGIGIKPEDLAIIFQPFRQIDSGTTRNHEGTGLGLAICRRLADLMGGEVRAASELGKGSVFTFVLPRRGPEPT
- a CDS encoding serine hydrolase domain-containing protein, whose translation is MNKAQKHARHLCLFGILLVSAGNAVFGQAVDGAMERTIDALFSSYNANTPGVAIAIVKDGKVVLSKGYGSANLEYGIPITPRTVFHVASVSKQFTAFSIYLLEKQGKISFEDDIRKYVPEMPDLGRPVKIRHLLAHTSGIRDQWALLTLAGWRMDDVITTEHILKILSRQKELNFEPGTAFSYSNSGYTLLAEVVRRVSGQTFAAFTRRNIFEPLGMTATQFYEDFNQIVKNRAYSYEKENNTYIKKNLNYSNAGATSLLTTAEDLAKWALNFEHPVVGDTELIARFNAPSLLDNGQPVVYAVLEGETNYHGKGQILRNYRGVNLWNHGGHDAGFRAYLVRFPDDRLSIITLSNDEHYEILKTGLTIAGYYLKGRLNPRSTPDTPAGPNEARKTAETRPADLKSLEGEFHSQELATTYRAKAAAGKLILMHDRLSDIELSEGAKDTFQGRIEFLVTVKFTRNSNQMVTGFTLSNFGATAVRFEKLR